A genomic region of Fretibacterium sp. OH1220_COT-178 contains the following coding sequences:
- a CDS encoding 2Fe-2S iron-sulfur cluster-binding protein: protein MANVALRIDGRAVSVPSGTTVMDAARELGIEIPALCHDKSLPVASACRLCIVEVGGSSKLQTSCSLLARDGMDIRTGTDRIVRYRRSILQFLLDSHPNDCLTCDKAGECLLQKYAWQYGVAFREHDGVRRPEHVDLSSPYIVKDDSKCILCGKCVRVCYQVEEERQVLAFAGRGYGTRIVADDDLTLEASKCVSCNRCVSVCPVGALTDRRAARKGRTWDLAKEVKHCRVCDYGCSFEVLKKNGKAVAVRALPPGPGRPLCLKGRLTTELLNVPEPDAPYRKLGGKFQKASWAKVLGLQKLLDKLNEADAKPEK from the coding sequence ATGGCAAACGTCGCTCTGCGCATCGACGGCCGGGCGGTCTCCGTCCCGTCCGGGACGACCGTCATGGACGCGGCCCGGGAGCTCGGGATCGAGATCCCGGCGCTCTGTCACGACAAAAGCCTGCCCGTGGCCTCCGCCTGCCGGCTGTGCATCGTCGAGGTGGGGGGGAGCTCCAAGCTCCAGACCTCCTGTTCCCTGCTGGCCCGGGACGGCATGGACATCAGGACCGGGACGGACCGGATCGTCCGCTACCGCCGGTCCATCCTGCAGTTCCTTCTGGACAGCCATCCCAACGACTGCCTGACCTGCGACAAGGCCGGGGAGTGTCTCCTCCAGAAGTACGCCTGGCAATACGGGGTGGCCTTTCGGGAGCACGACGGCGTCCGCAGGCCGGAGCACGTCGACCTCTCCAGCCCCTACATCGTCAAGGACGACAGCAAGTGCATCCTCTGCGGCAAGTGCGTCAGGGTCTGTTATCAGGTGGAGGAGGAGCGTCAGGTCCTGGCCTTCGCCGGGCGCGGGTACGGCACGCGGATCGTCGCGGACGACGATCTGACGCTCGAGGCCTCGAAGTGCGTATCCTGCAACCGCTGCGTCTCCGTCTGCCCCGTCGGGGCCCTGACGGACCGGCGCGCGGCGCGCAAGGGCAGGACGTGGGACCTCGCGAAGGAAGTCAAGCACTGCCGGGTCTGCGACTACGGCTGCTCGTTCGAGGTGCTCAAGAAGAACGGGAAGGCGGTGGCGGTCAGGGCATTGCCTCCGGGCCCCGGACGTCCCCTCTGTCTGAAGGGACGGCTGACGACCGAGCTCCTGAACGTGCCCGAGCCGGACGCCCCCTACCGCAAGCTGGGGGGCAAGTTCCAGAAGGCGTCCTGGGCCAAGGTGCTGGGGCTCCAGAAGCTGCTCGACAAGTTGAACGAGGCGGACGCGAAGCCCGAAAAATAG
- a CDS encoding NADH-ubiquinone oxidoreductase-F iron-sulfur binding region domain-containing protein yields MAATTAEVREITTGTLGDLRARARQRLDERLRERSDVVFVDGEYRLAGSFYEKQLRLVLRNCFIIDPKNVEDYVAIGGYAALSKALTAMKPGEVIEEMTRSNLRGRGGAGFPTGKKWAEAFRHDVPQKYIVCNADEGDPGAFMDRSILENDPHAVLEGMAIAGYATGADTGFIYVRAEYPLAVEHLRHAIAQARERGLLGRGILGTDFAFDIELRLGSGAFVCGEGTALIESIEGKRGMPRTKVYRTSHRGLWDCPTIINNVETFANVPLILDRGADWFLGIGTEDSPGTKVFSLVGKVRNAGLVEVPMGTTIEEIVYGIGDGAAEGREVKAVQTGGPSGGCIPRELFDTAVDFGSLARIGSIMGSGGMVVMDDTDCMVDIARFFLEFTVEESCGKCVPCREGTKRMLETLEKITGGRGEAEDLEVLADLGDVITATSLCGLGQTAATPVLSTLHYFRGEYEAHVRERTCPAHSCKALLSFFITEKCIGCTKCTRGCPASCISGKPRERHVIDPAQCVKCGACAAACPVGAIEKR; encoded by the coding sequence ATGGCGGCGACGACTGCGGAGGTGAGGGAGATCACGACCGGCACGCTCGGGGATCTGAGGGCCCGGGCCCGGCAACGCCTGGACGAACGGCTGCGGGAGAGGTCGGATGTCGTGTTTGTCGACGGAGAGTACCGTCTGGCGGGGAGCTTTTACGAAAAACAGCTGCGGCTCGTGCTGCGGAACTGCTTCATCATCGATCCCAAGAACGTGGAGGACTACGTGGCGATCGGCGGCTACGCCGCCCTGTCCAAGGCGCTGACGGCGATGAAGCCGGGTGAGGTCATCGAGGAGATGACGCGTTCGAACCTCAGGGGCCGGGGCGGAGCGGGGTTCCCCACCGGAAAGAAGTGGGCGGAGGCCTTCCGCCACGATGTGCCCCAGAAGTACATCGTCTGCAACGCCGACGAGGGCGATCCGGGGGCCTTCATGGACCGCTCCATCCTGGAGAACGATCCCCACGCCGTTTTGGAGGGCATGGCCATCGCCGGCTACGCCACCGGGGCCGATACCGGCTTCATCTATGTTCGCGCCGAGTACCCGCTGGCGGTGGAGCACCTCCGGCACGCCATCGCTCAGGCCCGGGAACGGGGCCTGCTGGGGCGCGGAATCCTGGGGACGGACTTCGCCTTCGACATCGAGCTCCGGCTCGGATCGGGCGCCTTCGTCTGCGGCGAGGGCACGGCGCTGATCGAGTCCATCGAGGGCAAACGGGGAATGCCGCGCACCAAGGTCTACCGTACGTCCCACAGGGGCCTCTGGGATTGTCCCACGATCATCAACAACGTGGAGACGTTCGCGAACGTCCCGCTGATCCTGGACCGGGGGGCCGACTGGTTCCTGGGGATCGGGACCGAGGACTCGCCCGGGACCAAGGTCTTTTCGCTCGTGGGCAAGGTGCGCAATGCGGGGCTCGTCGAGGTGCCCATGGGGACCACCATCGAGGAGATCGTCTACGGGATCGGCGACGGGGCCGCGGAGGGGCGCGAGGTGAAGGCCGTCCAGACCGGCGGGCCCTCCGGCGGCTGCATCCCCCGGGAGCTCTTCGACACCGCCGTGGACTTCGGGTCCCTGGCCCGGATCGGCTCCATCATGGGGTCGGGCGGCATGGTGGTGATGGACGACACCGACTGCATGGTGGACATCGCGCGCTTCTTCCTGGAGTTCACCGTGGAGGAGTCCTGCGGCAAGTGCGTGCCCTGCCGGGAGGGGACCAAACGGATGCTCGAGACCCTGGAGAAGATCACCGGCGGCCGGGGAGAGGCGGAGGACCTCGAGGTGCTGGCGGATCTGGGGGACGTGATCACCGCCACCTCGCTCTGCGGGCTGGGGCAGACCGCGGCGACCCCGGTGCTCAGCACGCTCCACTATTTCCGCGGCGAGTACGAGGCGCACGTGAGGGAACGGACGTGTCCCGCACACTCCTGCAAGGCGCTGCTCTCCTTCTTCATCACGGAGAAGTGCATCGGCTGCACGAAATGCACGAGGGGCTGTCCCGCCTCCTGCATCTCCGGAAAGCCCAGGGAGCGCCACGTCATCGACCCCGCCCAGTGCGTCAAGTGCGGTGCCTGCGCGGCCGCCTGTCCGGTGGGCGCCATCGAGAAGCGCTGA
- the nuoE gene encoding NADH-quinone oxidoreductase subunit NuoE, whose translation MAEFKFDMEENREKLRAFEAFIEDNKGRRGALMPVLQDAQTRFGYLPKEVLEIVSKGLKVPMSEVYGVATFYSQFTFIPKGKHDISVCLGTACYVKGVEGVMHALEQELGIKAGETTPDLQFSITPTRCLGACGIAPVIAIDGEQHGNLTPATVKATLDKYR comes from the coding sequence ATGGCTGAGTTCAAGTTCGATATGGAGGAGAACCGCGAGAAGCTCAGGGCGTTTGAGGCGTTTATCGAGGACAACAAGGGGCGCAGGGGGGCGCTGATGCCCGTGCTGCAGGATGCCCAGACGCGTTTCGGGTACCTCCCGAAGGAGGTGCTGGAGATCGTGTCGAAGGGGCTCAAGGTCCCGATGTCGGAGGTCTACGGCGTGGCGACCTTCTACTCTCAGTTCACCTTCATCCCCAAGGGAAAGCACGACATCAGCGTCTGCCTGGGCACGGCCTGCTACGTCAAGGGCGTCGAGGGCGTCATGCATGCCCTCGAGCAGGAGCTGGGCATCAAGGCGGGGGAGACCACTCCGGACCTCCAGTTTTCCATCACCCCGACACGGTGTCTCGGTGCCTGCGGCATCGCTCCGGTCATCGCCATCGACGGGGAGCAGCACGGAAACCTGACCCCGGCGACGGTGAAGGCGACGCTGGACAAGTACCGATAG
- the fdhF gene encoding formate dehydrogenase subunit alpha, translating to MIKLNIDGRDVEVSPGTTIIEAARKLGVEIPNLCYDKHLTAFSGCRMCVVELEGSSKLVTACSTLVRDGMVVRTKTDRIVRYRRSLLDLIMGNHPQDCLTCEKVGSCQLQNLCYEYGVKKSRWTRTNTDLPLDEANPVMIRDQNKCIKCGKCVRVCREVQVTGTIDFVGRGVDSTVTTAFDRPIDREICRMCGQCVAACPTGALINKHFVGTRPWEVKKVRTTCPFCGTGCNFDLNVKDGRVVGVTPAEDAVINGTQLCVKGRFHTDLIHSPERLTHPLIKVDGKFQETTWDKAIRFAADRFTEIVERHGPDAVAGLSSARCTNEDNFAFQKFMRVAIGTNNVDHCARTUHAPTVAGLATSLGSGAMTNSVNEILDEDLLFVIGSNTTEAHPVIGIKMKQAVRRGTKLIVVDPRRTELAGMADLWLPLRSGTDIALINGLMHIIVKEGWQDEAYIRERCEGYEELLKTVESYTPERVESLTGIPREQLHEAARLYATTRKAGIFYTLGITEHICGTNNVKSLANLGLLTGHIGFPNAGINPLRGQNNVQGACDMAALPSDFPGYQKVTDPEKLAFFERLWGRKLSGKPGLKIPEMFDAAHEGTLKAMFVMGEDPVMSDADANHIKKGFEAMEFVAVQEIFMSETAKFADVIFPAACYAEKDGTFTASERRVQRVRKAVEPPGEARVDWQIVASVARAMGAKGFDWRTSEDVFDEIRAAMPTYRGMTYKRIDKEGLQWPCPTEDHPGTPYLHKDVFSIGKAKMTAIEHVEPAEPVCGEYPFLLITGRRLEHYNVTTRFSRTLDAIVPCEMAELHPDDAQRLGLAEGELAHVTSRRGQVITRVTLTDRVKPGSIFMTLHFKESPVNELTIGAFDPITLTAEYKVAAVRVEKVESDYDPATVERFVNLRHAAGFDKG from the coding sequence TTGATCAAGCTGAACATCGACGGCCGCGACGTCGAGGTGAGTCCGGGGACGACGATCATCGAAGCGGCCCGCAAGCTGGGCGTGGAGATCCCCAATCTTTGCTACGACAAACACCTGACCGCCTTCTCGGGGTGTCGGATGTGCGTCGTCGAGCTCGAGGGATCGAGCAAGCTGGTAACCGCCTGTTCCACTTTGGTCAGGGACGGCATGGTCGTGCGAACGAAGACGGACCGGATCGTCCGCTACCGCCGCAGCCTCCTGGACCTCATCATGGGCAACCATCCCCAGGACTGCCTGACCTGCGAGAAGGTCGGGAGCTGCCAGCTCCAGAACCTGTGCTACGAGTACGGGGTCAAGAAGAGCCGCTGGACGAGGACCAACACCGACCTTCCGCTGGACGAGGCGAACCCCGTCATGATCCGCGACCAGAACAAGTGCATCAAGTGCGGCAAGTGCGTCCGGGTCTGCCGCGAGGTCCAGGTGACGGGCACCATCGACTTCGTGGGGCGCGGCGTCGACTCGACGGTGACGACGGCCTTCGACCGGCCCATCGACCGCGAGATCTGCCGGATGTGCGGACAGTGCGTCGCCGCCTGTCCCACGGGCGCCCTGATCAACAAGCATTTCGTCGGAACGCGCCCGTGGGAGGTCAAGAAGGTCCGGACCACCTGCCCCTTCTGCGGCACGGGCTGCAACTTCGACCTGAACGTCAAGGACGGGCGGGTCGTGGGGGTGACCCCGGCGGAGGACGCCGTCATCAACGGCACGCAGCTCTGCGTCAAGGGGCGCTTCCACACCGACCTGATCCACAGCCCGGAGCGGCTGACGCACCCCCTGATCAAGGTGGACGGAAAGTTCCAGGAGACGACCTGGGACAAGGCCATCCGGTTCGCCGCCGACCGCTTCACCGAGATCGTGGAGCGACACGGGCCGGACGCGGTCGCCGGCCTCTCCTCGGCGCGCTGCACCAACGAGGACAACTTCGCGTTCCAGAAGTTCATGCGCGTGGCGATCGGCACCAACAACGTCGACCACTGCGCCCGGACCTGACACGCCCCCACGGTCGCAGGTCTTGCGACCTCACTGGGAAGCGGCGCCATGACGAACTCGGTGAACGAGATCCTGGACGAGGACCTGCTCTTCGTCATCGGCTCCAACACCACCGAGGCCCATCCCGTCATCGGCATCAAGATGAAGCAGGCGGTCCGGCGGGGCACGAAGCTCATCGTCGTGGATCCGCGCCGCACCGAGCTCGCCGGGATGGCCGACCTCTGGCTGCCCCTGCGCTCGGGGACGGACATCGCCCTCATCAACGGGCTCATGCACATCATCGTCAAGGAGGGCTGGCAGGACGAGGCGTACATCCGGGAGCGCTGCGAGGGCTACGAGGAGCTCCTGAAGACCGTCGAGAGCTACACGCCCGAGCGGGTGGAGTCCCTGACGGGGATCCCGCGCGAGCAGCTCCACGAGGCCGCGCGCCTCTACGCCACGACCCGGAAGGCCGGCATCTTCTACACGCTCGGGATCACGGAGCACATCTGCGGGACGAACAACGTCAAGAGCCTGGCCAACCTGGGGCTCCTGACCGGACACATCGGCTTCCCGAACGCGGGCATCAACCCGCTGCGCGGACAGAACAACGTGCAGGGCGCCTGCGACATGGCCGCACTGCCCTCGGACTTCCCCGGCTACCAGAAGGTGACGGACCCGGAGAAGCTGGCCTTCTTCGAGCGGCTCTGGGGACGGAAGCTCTCCGGAAAGCCGGGCCTGAAGATCCCCGAGATGTTCGACGCCGCGCACGAGGGGACCCTGAAGGCCATGTTCGTCATGGGCGAGGACCCCGTGATGAGCGACGCCGACGCCAACCACATCAAAAAGGGCTTCGAGGCCATGGAGTTCGTCGCGGTGCAGGAGATCTTCATGTCCGAGACCGCGAAGTTCGCCGACGTGATCTTCCCCGCGGCCTGCTACGCCGAGAAGGACGGGACCTTCACCGCCTCCGAACGCCGGGTTCAGCGCGTCCGCAAGGCCGTGGAGCCGCCGGGGGAGGCCCGCGTCGACTGGCAGATCGTCGCGTCCGTCGCCCGGGCCATGGGCGCCAAGGGGTTCGACTGGCGCACCTCCGAGGACGTGTTCGACGAGATCCGGGCCGCCATGCCCACCTACAGGGGCATGACCTACAAGCGCATCGACAAGGAGGGGCTCCAGTGGCCCTGTCCGACGGAGGACCACCCGGGCACCCCCTACCTCCACAAGGACGTCTTCTCCATCGGCAAGGCCAAGATGACCGCGATCGAGCACGTGGAGCCCGCCGAGCCGGTCTGCGGGGAGTATCCCTTCCTGCTCATCACCGGGCGGAGGCTCGAGCACTACAACGTCACGACGCGCTTCTCCCGGACGCTCGACGCCATCGTGCCCTGCGAGATGGCGGAGCTCCACCCCGACGACGCCCAAAGGCTCGGGCTCGCCGAGGGGGAGCTGGCCCACGTGACCTCGCGGCGCGGGCAGGTCATCACCCGCGTGACGCTGACCGACCGCGTCAAGCCCGGCTCCATCTTCATGACGCTGCACTTCAAGGAGTCGCCCGTGAACGAGCTGACCATCGGGGCCTTCGACCCCATCACGCTCACCGCGGAGTACAAGGTCGCCGCCGTCCGGGTCGAGAAGGTCGAGAGCGACTACGACCCCGCGACCGTCGAGCGGTTCGTGAACCTGCGCCACGCCGCCGGCTTTGACAAGGGCTAA
- the mobA gene encoding molybdenum cofactor guanylyltransferase, whose product MLTAAVLAGGASSRMGRDKAALLLGGVPLLRRAADRAAACADEVLVVGREGFPGLSGVRLVPDLGGPPSSMRGLHAALTHAAEDRVLLLACDMPFWDPGLVDYMKGLCRDADVVVPRPGGRYEPLCAIYRTALAARAEALLAEGRLKLRFLLEERGVRVRTVEDGDYPFGENAFFNINAPEDYRRALEIFAAEHSRRRDGGEHEEFCQGEEG is encoded by the coding sequence ATGCTCACGGCGGCGGTACTGGCGGGAGGCGCGAGCTCGCGGATGGGTCGGGACAAGGCGGCGCTCCTGCTGGGGGGCGTCCCGCTGCTGAGACGGGCGGCAGACCGGGCCGCGGCCTGCGCGGACGAGGTGCTGGTGGTGGGCCGGGAGGGCTTTCCCGGCCTGTCCGGCGTCCGGCTCGTCCCGGATCTCGGCGGGCCTCCCAGCTCGATGCGGGGGCTGCATGCGGCCCTGACCCATGCGGCGGAGGATCGTGTCCTGCTCCTGGCCTGCGACATGCCCTTTTGGGACCCGGGACTGGTGGATTATATGAAGGGGCTCTGTCGTGACGCGGACGTGGTGGTGCCGCGCCCCGGCGGGCGGTACGAGCCCCTCTGCGCGATCTACCGCACCGCGCTCGCGGCGCGGGCGGAGGCGTTGCTGGCGGAGGGGAGACTGAAGCTCCGGTTCCTGCTGGAGGAGCGAGGGGTTCGGGTGCGCACCGTCGAGGACGGAGACTATCCCTTCGGAGAAAATGCCTTTTTCAACATCAACGCGCCGGAGGACTACCGCCGGGCCCTTGAAATTTTTGCGGCAGAGCACTCGAGGCGGAGAGACGGAGGGGAACATGAGGAATTTTGCCAAGGAGAGGAAGGATGA
- a CDS encoding molybdopterin molybdotransferase MoeA gives MRNFAKERKDDRTGVDLETALALIAHDVAPIAETESIPLAESLGRILCEDVHAQGDLPPFDRSPLDGYALRSEDTVSAGEVSVVLSVVDTVHAGRMGDVPVTRGTAVRLMTGAPIPSGADCVVPFERVEEDGETIRLSRPLARHQNYCFRGEDVRRGAVVVRSGARADARSIGVLASSGRGTLRVFRRPRIAVFSTGDELVPAGTPLGPGSIHDSNSLIMEFALRALGMAPTNLGCLPDDEGRVAELIRSLSDHDLIVTSGGVSAGDKDIFHDVLDRLGAETIFRRVRVKPGTPVMVNRVGRSVLATLSGNPFAMFVNLQLFVRPILAALTGDSGLLLQAGSAEMENDYPKASPMRRFLRATLRGPRVRAPEGDSPGMIGNMADSDVLIDIPAGNKGLRAGETVRLWHIRPR, from the coding sequence ATGAGGAATTTTGCCAAGGAGAGGAAGGATGACCGCACGGGGGTCGACCTGGAGACCGCGCTGGCGCTCATCGCACACGACGTCGCTCCCATAGCCGAAACGGAGAGCATCCCGCTGGCCGAGAGCCTGGGACGGATCCTCTGCGAGGACGTGCACGCACAAGGGGATCTCCCGCCGTTCGACCGCTCGCCGCTGGACGGCTACGCCCTGAGAAGCGAGGACACGGTATCGGCCGGTGAGGTCTCCGTCGTTCTGTCCGTGGTGGATACGGTCCATGCGGGCCGCATGGGGGACGTCCCGGTGACCCGGGGAACGGCGGTCCGCCTGATGACCGGCGCCCCCATCCCCAGCGGGGCCGACTGCGTCGTGCCCTTCGAGAGGGTCGAGGAGGACGGGGAGACCATCCGGCTCTCGCGTCCGCTCGCACGCCACCAGAACTACTGCTTCCGCGGCGAGGACGTGCGGAGGGGTGCGGTGGTCGTGCGGTCCGGGGCCAGGGCGGACGCCCGGTCCATCGGCGTCCTGGCCTCGTCGGGACGGGGGACGCTTCGGGTCTTCCGGCGTCCCCGGATCGCGGTGTTCTCGACCGGCGACGAGCTCGTACCGGCGGGGACGCCCCTCGGTCCGGGTTCCATTCACGACTCCAACTCCCTGATCATGGAGTTTGCGCTTCGGGCGCTGGGCATGGCCCCGACCAACCTCGGCTGCCTGCCCGACGACGAGGGACGGGTCGCCGAACTCATCCGGAGCCTGTCGGACCACGACCTGATCGTGACCTCGGGCGGCGTGTCCGCCGGAGACAAGGACATCTTTCACGACGTCCTCGACCGGCTCGGAGCGGAGACGATCTTCCGGCGGGTGAGGGTCAAGCCGGGGACCCCCGTGATGGTCAACCGGGTGGGGCGATCCGTCCTGGCGACCCTGTCGGGGAATCCGTTCGCGATGTTCGTCAACCTCCAGCTCTTCGTCCGTCCGATCCTCGCGGCCCTTACGGGGGACTCCGGCCTGCTTCTGCAGGCGGGAAGCGCGGAGATGGAGAACGATTACCCCAAGGCGAGCCCCATGCGCAGGTTCCTCCGGGCGACGCTTCGCGGCCCGCGCGTCCGCGCGCCCGAGGGGGACTCCCCGGGGATGATCGGCAACATGGCGGACAGCGACGTGCTGATCGACATCCCAGCCGGGAACAAGGGCCTGCGTGCGGGCGAGACCGTAAGGCTCTGGCACATCCGCCCCCGATGA